The Sorangiineae bacterium MSr11954 DNA segment TCGCCGATCGGCACGTCGTCGTCGCCGATCGCGGCAGCCTGCGCGCGGACCTCACCCACTTCCTCCGCGCGTTTCGCGACCTTTGCCGCTCGCCCGACATGATTGGAATCATGCGCCTCGTCTTCGGGGGAAAGATCCACCCCGATCTGGCCGCCCTGACCGACACCATTCGCGAGCAAAAAGATCGCGAGTCGCGGCAGATGATCGAGCGCGCCATCGCGCGCGGCGAGCTCCCGCGCGGCCTCGACGTCACCCTGATGGTCGATACCCTCTGCGGCTCGGTGATGAACATCATGTTCTTCCAGAGCCAGCCGTGCGACGACGCAAAGCTCGAGCGCCTCATGGACATGCTCCTTTTGGGCGCCGAAAACGGCGGCGGGCGCATCGCCGCGCGCGTCCCACGCCCGCGCGCTGCGAAGAGCGCGTCGAACGGTTCGAGCCGGAGGCCTCGCGGCGCATCGTGAGCGGACGTTTTCATCCAGCTCCCCGAGTTCGCCGAGTTCGCCGTGGAGAGCACGGCAGGTCGCGAAAGTAAGTCGCATAGCCGGGACACGTAGCTTATCGATTCGAGCACTCGCGCCGCGCACCCGATATTCCCATTTTACGCTGCATGCATATGGGCGAGAATGGAGCGATGCCACGGGGGCCGGCTCTTGCTCGCGCAAAGCGCCTTGGTCGTTCGACCTCTCGAACGACGCATCGAGGAGGTTGCAAATGGGACAGCAATTACGTTCGATGGTGCGAATAGGCGTTCTTGTATTGGCTGGTGCGCTGGGGGCCATCCCCATTCCGGCGGCCCGAGCCGAGGACATGGCGACGAGCGTTTGGTTGCACGATGACGCATACGTCTCAGCGGGTAATGCCAACGTCTACATCGACATTCAATGCGATCCGCCGGGAGCCGACTGGGAGCTGACCGTCCGATTGACCGCCGTCAGGGACGGAGCGCCCACCGCCACCGGTTCGGCAAAAGTGACGAAAATCCGATGCACCGGTAAGCCGGAGCAGGTGCCCGTCCTGGTCAAACCCGACAACCATCCGTTCTTTCGCACATCTTCGGCGCTCAACACCGGGGTTGCCGAGTTGCGCAAAGCCGGCGAGCCCGAGCCGGTGGCCACCATCTCCAGGCGGATGATCTTCTATCTCTGGAACTGACTGTCCTCCCGAACGCGCTATCGCCGATCACGCTGAACCATCGTTCGTCCACTGTCCGCGCCATTGCCCGAAAATGACCGTGCCGCGCAAGGCAAATCCGGGGCGCACTTGCGCGACAAAGAAAGCCGCTTACGGTGAGTCGAACTCGGTATGGCCACGCCTTTGCTTAGGTGGAAGATAGCCACTCTTCTTGGATTCGCGCTCGCCATATTCTTCGCCGTACACCCGATACCACGGGCGACGCAGCCTCCGGCGCCTTGGCATGGCGTGGCAGGCGCCGGCAGCGGCCGCGCGCTCACGGCGGATCTCTTCGGTGGTGGTTCGACGCGGGAGTGTTCGTCCGATCCAGGGGCCGCGCCCACGGTTGCGGCGGCGAAGTGGCGCGAACGCTACCGGAGTGCGCGCTCGGAGGATGAAACGTGCGCTGCGCTCGGGCACCTTGCGGCGGCGGAGGGCGCGTCGGCGGTCGAAACGATCCTCGAAGCATTTCGGAGCGCGAAGCGCCCATACGTTCGCGAATGCGCCGTGAACGCGCTCGGCGAGACGGAGGCGCCGTCGGCGGCAAATTGGCTCGCCGAGATCGCGCGCGGTCCGGAGCGCGAGCTGATGGAACCTGCGATGCAGGCGCTGGCGAAGAATGGCAGCGGGGCGGCGCGTTCGGCGCTATTGGAATTTGCGCACGGCGACGATCCGAGGTTGCGCCAGCAAGCGCTCCTTTCCATGGGAAATGCCGGGTGGCCCGAGGCGGCGCCGCTCATCGTGGGCGCGCTGGAGCACGCGACCCCGCGAAGCAAAGAAGATCTTTTGTCGGCCCTCGGAGCCACGCGCAATCCGGCCGCCGTTCCGTTTTTGATGAAGCTCGCCCAGGAAGATGGCTTTTCGAACCGAGAGGCGGCGTTCGATGCGCTCGGCGAGATGGGAGGCCCCGAGGCGATTGCCTTTTTGACCAAGGAGGCTGGCGGCCAAAAACCCCGGTACGCGATCGACGCCCTCGCCAGGATCCAGGACGAATCCGCGCGCTCGGCGCTGCTCGAGTTGGCGCGCACCCCCGGGAAAGCGCAAGTGAAGGCGATGCATGCGCTGATGGCCCGTGCGACCACCGAGGATCCCCGCGTGCGCGAGGAGGTTCGCGCGAACCTCCTTCGTATGGTGGGCGAAGGGGGCAAAAATGGAGATGCGGCGCTCAATGCTCTCTCCCAAGACGAGTCGCCCGAGGGAACCAAGGCGCTCGCGAGCATCGCGTCGGGCGGTGGAAATTATGCCAGCGAGGCGATCCGGCGCTTGGCCGGGTTGGACGACCCGAGCGTGGCGCCGGTGCTCCTCCGCGCGTTCGAGTCGGGGAAAGAAGACGTGCGCGGGCCGGCGCTCTCGGGGCTGGCCGATCTGGGCGGCCCGATGGCGGAGCGCGCCCTCGCCGACGCCGTTCGCAGTCACGATCCGAAGATCCGCAAAGAGGCTGCGAGCGCCCTGGTGGGGAGTGGCCTCTCGGGCGCGAAATCCTGGCTCGAGACGCTCTCGCGCGATTCCAACCGCGATGTCGCAGACGCGGCGCGCGCGACGATCGTGATCGGGCGCGGAGGAGATGACGCCGACGATGAATCCACCGATCGCCCCCTTGGCACGTCGGTCATCGCTCAGGCCGATGGGCCGGACGACTCGAGCGCAGACGACGAGAGCCCCGACAAGCTCCAGGCGGAGCTTCGCCCGGAGGGCCGGTTCGTACCTTGCGCGCGATGAGCGAGCAACGCCGATGGCGGAGACACGAGCCAAGACCGTTCACTTCGGTTTTCGCGCCACGTAGATATCGAGATAGCCCAACCCGTTCGGCCGCGCGCTTTGCATATAAAGCGTGCAGCTGTCATCGGAGATCCACGTGGGGATGTCGTGACGCGTGGGATCGTTCACGTTTGGAAGGCGCGCGGGCGAGCTCCATGCATCGGATTTTTGGGCGCGACGCGATACCCAGATGTCGAACTCTTCGAAATCCGGCTTGACGCTGGAGTCGCGGGTGGAGCCCACGTACATCGTGAGCTCGTCCGGCGATACCACGGGGCACATGGTCCACGCGTTGGGGACATTGACGGGCGCCAGCAGGGCGGGATCTTGCCCCGACCCATTGTCGTCGACGCGCGAGATGGTGCCATCGTGGCCGTAATAAAGCACGTGCCGATCGGGGAGCCGGTAAGGGCAGATTTGTTCGCCCGGATCATTGAGGTTTTGGAGGTTGAAGAAATCTCCAAACGCCGTTGACGTGTCGGGGCGGCTGGCGAGCCACATATGT contains these protein-coding regions:
- a CDS encoding TetR/AcrR family transcriptional regulator, whose amino-acid sequence is MGLMPAGREQPKQLRGEQLVAKIIDATMAELGRVDFESLSMETVAERAGVNKTTLYRRWPTKLDLVRTTLEHVADRHVVVADRGSLRADLTHFLRAFRDLCRSPDMIGIMRLVFGGKIHPDLAALTDTIREQKDRESRQMIERAIARGELPRGLDVTLMVDTLCGSVMNIMFFQSQPCDDAKLERLMDMLLLGAENGGGRIAARVPRPRAAKSASNGSSRRPRGAS
- a CDS encoding HEAT repeat domain-containing protein; this encodes MAGAGSGRALTADLFGGGSTRECSSDPGAAPTVAAAKWRERYRSARSEDETCAALGHLAAAEGASAVETILEAFRSAKRPYVRECAVNALGETEAPSAANWLAEIARGPERELMEPAMQALAKNGSGAARSALLEFAHGDDPRLRQQALLSMGNAGWPEAAPLIVGALEHATPRSKEDLLSALGATRNPAAVPFLMKLAQEDGFSNREAAFDALGEMGGPEAIAFLTKEAGGQKPRYAIDALARIQDESARSALLELARTPGKAQVKAMHALMARATTEDPRVREEVRANLLRMVGEGGKNGDAALNALSQDESPEGTKALASIASGGGNYASEAIRRLAGLDDPSVAPVLLRAFESGKEDVRGPALSGLADLGGPMAERALADAVRSHDPKIRKEAASALVGSGLSGAKSWLETLSRDSNRDVADAARATIVIGRGGDDADDESTDRPLGTSVIAQADGPDDSSADDESPDKLQAELRPEGRFVPCAR